Below is a window of Geomonas oryzisoli DNA.
GCGACGATGATGTCGCCAATCCCGGCGTAACGGCGCTTGGAGCCGCCGAGCACCTTAATGCAAAAGAGCTTCTTCGCGCCGGAGTTGTCCGCCACGTCCAATATGGTCTGCATCTGAATCATTGTTTAACTCCCGGCGAGCCCTTAAGCCTTGGACTCGATAATCTGTCTGATCTTCCAGCGCTTGTCCTTGGAAAGCGGACGGGTTTCCACGATAAGAACACGGTCGCCGATCTTGGCGGAGTTATCGATATCGTGCGCCTTGTACTTGGCGGAGCGCTTGATGTATTTGTTGTAGACGGGGTGCTTCACCAGGCGGTCGACCTTTACCACTGCGGTCTTGTCCATCTTGTCAGAGACGACCACGCCGATCTGAGTTTTCCTGTTGCCTCTTTCGCTCATATCTATCTCTTAGCCTCTCTTTTCGCGGAGTATGGTCTTCACGCGGGCGATGTCTTTTTTGAGATTGGCCACCTTGGCGGTGTTCTCGAGACGCCCGGTGTGAAGCTGAAACTTCACGTTGAAGAGTTCCTTGGTAAGCTCGGCGCTCTTGGTCTCAAGCTCTGCTGCCGTCGCGTTTTTAAGTTCGTTAGCCTTCATTGATTTCCGCCCTCGTGATGTACTTGGTGGCTACGGGGAGCTTGTGCGCCGCAAGCCTGAATGCCTCGCGCGCCACTTCCTCGGTGACCCCTTCCATTTCATACAGGACGCGGCCAGGCTTGATGACGCAGACCCACGAGTCCGGGGAGCCTTTCCCCTTACCCATACGAGTCTCGGCGGGTTTCGCGGTGAGCGGCTTGTCGGGGAAGATGCGGATCCAGATCTTGCCGCCCCTCTTGATATAACGGGTCATGGCGATACGAGCAGCCTCGATCTGGCGGGAATCCAGCCAGCCGCACTCGGTAGCCTGCAGACCGAAGTCACCGAAAGCGAGCGATACGCCGCGCTCCGGGGTGCCGGTCATGCGCCCTTTCATCTGTTTTCTATGCTTAACTTTCTTGGGCATTAACATCGCAAAAAACTCCTGTTCCTATTTTTTAGCGGAGAGCACTTCACCCTTGAAGAGGAGCACTTTTACGCCGATGATACCGTAGGTGGTCTTCGCCTCGGCGAAACCGTAGTCGATGTCAGCGCGCAGCGTGTGCAGCGGCACCCGACCTTCGCGATACCATTCGGTCCTCGACATCTCTGCCCCACCCAGACGACCGGAGCAGGTGATCCTGATCCCCTTGGCGCCGAACTTGAGCGTCGAGGTGACGCTCTTCTTCATAGCGCGGCGGAAAGCGATACGGCGCTCGAGCTGCATGGCCACGTTCTCGGCTACCAGCTGTGCGTCCAGCTCCGGCTTCCTGACTTCCTGTATGTTAAGGTAGACCTCTTTGTCGGTGAGCTTGGCCAGCTCCTTCTTCAGAGTCTCAACCTCGGAGCCCTTCTTGCCGATGATCAGGCCCGGACGTGCGGTGAAGATGTTGATCTTCGCCTTGCCCGCAGCGCGCTCGATCTCGATCTTGGAGACGCCGGAATGATACAGCCTTTTCTTAAGGAAATTGCGCAGCTTCAGGTCTTCGTGAAGAAGCTTTGCATAATCTTTCTCTGCGTACCATTTGGAATCCCAGGTTTTGATAACCCCGAGCCTGAAACCTATAGGATTTACTTTCTGACCCAAAACATCACCTCCGACCCGTTCTTATTTCTTTTCCGCAAGGACCACGGTAATGTGGCTCGTCGGTTTTCTGATCTTGCTAGCCCGGCCCATGGCGCGGGGGGTGAAGCGCTTAAGCACTGCGCCGCCGTCGACGAAAATCGTCTTGACGAAGAGCTTGTCCACATCGGAGCAGCCCTTCTGCTCGGCGTTGGCAACGGCCGAGGAAAGGAGCTTCGAGATAAGCTTCGCCGACGGTTGCGGCGAGAAACGCAGGGTGTTAAGCGCAGTCTGAATGCCCTTGCCCCTGACGAGGTCCACGACCAGGCGTGTTTTCCTCGGGGAGAGGCGGACAGAGGATAATTTAGCGGATGATTCCATTACAAAACTCCTTTAGGACCTTACTTCTTCTTGAGCTTGCTCTTCTTGTCAGCAGCGTGGCCGTAGAAGGTTCTGGTAGGTGAGAACTCGCCCATCTTGTGGCCGACCATGTTCTCAGTGACGAACACAGGGATGAACTTCTTGCCGTTGTGCACCGCGAAGGTGAGCCCGATGAAATCCGGGGTGATGGTCGAGCGACGCGACCAGGTCTTGATCACCTTCTTGCTGCCGGCCTGTTCTGCCTGGGCTTTCGCTTCCAGATGTGCGTCAACGAAAGGCCCCTTCTTTATAGATCTTGCCATCTTTTAAAATCCTCTATCCAGATGAGTTATTTGCTGCGCTTCTTCACGATGAAGGCGGTGGACCGCTTGTTGGTGCGCGTCTTGTAGCCCTTGGTGGGGATACCCCACGGGGTTACCGGGTGACGACCACCGGAGGTCCTGCCCTCGCCACCGCCGTGCGGGTGGTCGACCGGGTTCATCGCGACGCCCCTCACGTGCGGGCGGACGCCGAGCCAGCGGGAACGGCCGGCCTTGCCGATGGAGACGTTCTCGTGATCCACGTTGCCCACCTGGCCGATAGTGGCCTTGCAGTCCATGAGGATCATGCGAACTTCCGAAGAAGGAAGCTTCACCTGGGCGTACTTGCCTTCCTTGGACATGAGCTGTGCGAAGGTGCCGGCGGAGCGGGCCAGCTGGGCGCCCTTGCCGATCTTCAGCTCGATGTTGTGGATGATGGTACCCAGCGGGATGCACCTGATGGGGAGCGTGTTGCCCGGCTTGATGTCGGCCTGCTCACTGGAGATAACGGTGTCACCCACTTTCAGGGAGAGCGGAGCCAGGATGTAGCGCTTCTCGCCGTCGGCGTAGTTCAAGAGCGCGATGCGTGCGCTGCGGCACGGGTCGTACTCGATGGTGGCAACCTTGGCCGGGATGTCGGTCTTGTCGCGGCGGAAGTCGATGATCCTGTACTTCTGCTTGTGACCGCCACCGACGTTCCTGGAAGTGACGCGGCCGTTCGAGTTCCTGCCGCCGCTCTTCTTGAGGTTCTCAACAAGAGATTTCTCAGGCTTGCAGGCAGTGATCTCCTCGAAGGTCGAGCAGGTCTGAGCCCTTCTACCCGGAGAAGTAGGTTTGTAAGTTTTGATAGCCATTATCTAAATCCCCACAGAATTTTTATGCTTCGAAGAAGTCGACGTTGGAGCCCTCTTTCAGGGTCACGTACGCTTTCTTCCAGTTGGAACGCTTGCCGATGCCCCTCACGGTGCGCTTGGTCTTACCGGCCACGTTGACGGTGTTAACGGCGGCAACCTGCGCGTTGAAGAGCTGCTCGACGGCGGCCTTGATCTCGATCTTGTTGGCGGCGCCGTTCACCACGAAAGCGATGACGTTCTTGTCGTCCTTCTCTACCGTGGTCTTCTCAGTGATGAGCGGTTTCTTTATGACGTCATAGATGTTCATGACTGTAATGCTCCTTCAACACGACGAACGGCGGCCTCGGTAAAGACGACGCTCTGGTATTTCATGATGTCGAAAATGTTGAGACCTTCGGGACCCAGCACCTTGACGTTTTTCACATTGCGGGCGGAAAGCTCCAAAACAAGATTCGCAGTATCTGTGATAACGAGCGTCTTGTCAAGGTTAAAAGCATTTAGTACCTCGACAAATGCTTTTGTCTTGATGGAAGGAAGCTCAAAGCTATTGAGAACTGTGATCGCCTCTTTCTTATAGAGCATGGAGAGTGCGCTTCTGAGAGCAGCTTTCCTCGCCTTCTTGTTCATGGAGAGGTTGTATGTCTTCGGCTGCGGGCCGAAGGCAACCCCGCCGCCCGGATACTGGGGAGCGCGGCTGCAGCCCTGACGGGCCTGGCCGGTACCCTTCTGCTTGAAGGGCTTCTTGCCGGAACCGGAAACCGCGGCGCGGTTCTTGACGGCGACGGTGCCCTGCCTGCGGTTAGCGAGCTGGATCTTGACGGCCTCGTGGATCAGGTACTCACGTACGTCGTCGTTGAAGACGGCGTCGGAGACTTCGATCTCACCGACCTTTGCTTTTTTGATGTCAAATACGTCTAACTTTGCCATGTCTATCTCCAGCCCCCGTTATCTCGTCGCCTTGACGGAGTCCTTGATCAGGACCACGCCGTTGGCGGAACCGGGGATCGCTCCACCGAGCAGAATCAGATTGTCAGCAGCGTCCACGCGTACAACTTTCAGGCGCTGCACGGTCACCTTCTCGTTACCGAGCTGGCCCGGCATCTTCTTGTTCTTGAAAACCCTGGAGGGGGTTGCAGAGCAGCCGATGGAGCCCGGGGCACGGTGGAAACGGGAGCCGTGGCTCGACCGACCGCCTTTGAAGCCCCAGCGCTTGATAACGCCGGCGAAACCCTTACCGATGGAGGTGCCGGTCACGTCGACCAGGTCGCCCTCTGCGAACACGCCGGCTTCGATCACGTCGCCCACGTTGTAAGCGCTGGTATCGTCCATGCGCAGTTCGCGGTAGGTGGTGAACACGCCCGCGCCGGCGCCTTTGCAGTGGCCTACCTGGGCCGCGTTGGCCTTGGAGGCGTCCTTCGCGCCGAAACCGACCTGGATGGCGCTGTAGCCGTCCTTCTCAACGGTCTTTTTCTGCAGGACGACGCACGGCCCAGCCTCGACGACGGTCACGGCGATACGCCTGCCGTCCTCGGCAAATATCTGGGTCATGCCCAGTTTTTTCCCAATCAATCCCTTATTCATGGTCGACTTCCTATCCTTGTATTAAAGCTTGATCTCGACGTCCACACCGGCGGAGAGGTCGAGTTTCATCAGAGCGTCGACAGTCTGCTGAGTCGGCTCGAGAATGTCGATCAGGCGCTTGTGGGTCCTGATTTCGAACTGCTCGCGCGACTTCTTGTCGACGTGCGGTCCACGCAGCACGCAGTACTTGTTGATGACGGTCGGCAGCGGAATCGGGCCGGCAACGCGTGCGCCGGTCCTCTTAGCGGTGTCGACGATCTCGCCAACGGAAGTATCAAGGAGCTTGTGGTCGTATGCTTTCAAGCGGATTCTAATTTTCTGACTAGGCATCTCTTCCTCGTGATGAAACAAGTTTTTCAGTTTACAGCCGAAGATTTCCGGGAGGGACACTCGTGTGCCCGCCCGGAAACCCGGACCTGAAAACCGTATGTTTTTCTATTTTTACTCGATGATGGAGGCGACGACCCCTGCACCGACGGTACGGCCGCCTTCGCGGATAGCGAAACGCAGACCTTCGTCCATTGCGATCGGGGTGATCAGGTTGACGGTTACCGAGACGTTGTCGCCCGGCATAACCATCTCGACACCGGCTTCGAGGTCAACCACGCCGGTAACGTCGGTGGTCCTGAAGTAGAACTGCGGACGGTAGCCGTTGAAGAACGGGGTGTGACGGCCGCCCTCTTCCTTGGACAGGATGTAGGCTTCGGCTTTGAACTTGGTGTGCGGGGTGATGGAGCCCGGCTTGGCGAGAACCTGGCCACGCTCGATCTCCTCACGCTTCACGCCGCGGAGCAGTGCGCCGATGTTGTCGCCGGCACGCCCCTCGTCGAGGAGCTTACGGAACATCTCGACGCCGGTAACGGTGGTCTTGGTGGTGGCCTTGATGCCGACAACCTCGACCTCCTCGCCGACCTTGATGATGCCGCGCTCGACACGACCGGTAGCGACGGTACCACGACCGGAGATGGAGAACACGTCCTCGACCGGCATCAGGAACGGACGGTCGATGGCGCGCTGCGGCTCCGGGATGTAGGTGTCGACGGCTTCCATCAGCTTCATGATGGCCTGCTCGCCCAGCTCGCCTGCATCGCCCTCGAGGCCTTTCAGAGCGGAACCCTTGATGATCGGGATATCGTCGCCCGGGAAGTCGTAGGAGGAGAGCAGTTCGCGCACTTCCAGCTCGACCAGCTCGAGGAGCTCCTCGTCGTCCACCATGTCGGCCTTGTTCAGGAACACGACGATGTAGGGGACGCCGACCTGACGTGCGAGCAGGATGTGCTCACGGGTCTGCGGCATCGGGCCGTCAGCTGCGGAAACAACCAGGATCGCGCCGTCCATCTGCGCTGCACCGGTGATCATGTTCTTTACGTAGTCGGCGTGGCCCGGGCAGTCGACGTGTGCGTAGTGACGCTTGTCGGTCTCGTACTCGACGTGGGCGGTAGCGATGGTGATACCACGCTCACGCTCTTCCGGGGCGTTGTCGATCTGGTCGAACGCCTTGAACTCAGCCTGGCCTTTGCCTGCGAGCACCTTGGTGATGGCAGCGGTCAGGGTGGTCTTGCCGTGGTCGACGTGGCCGATGGTGCCGATGTTTACATGCGGCTTAGTTCTTTCAAATTTAGCTTTTGCCATTTCGGAATCCTCCTAGTAGGGAAATTGAATTATCTTAGCCTTTGGCCTTCGCAACTATTTCCTCGGCAACCGACTTCGGTACCGGCTCGTAATGATCGAAGGTCATGGAGTAGGTAGCACGACCCTGGGTTGCGGAACGCAGGTCGGTGGAGTAACCGAACATCTGCGCCAGCGGCACCATCGAGTTGACCACCTGCGCGCCTGCGCGCCCTTCCATGCCCATGATGCGGCCACGGCGGGAGTTCAGGTCGCCGATGACGTCGCCCATGTACTCTTCCGGAACCACGACCTCTACCGACATGATCGGCTCGAGAATGATCGGGGCAGCCTTGGCGCAGCCCTCTTTGAAGCCCATGGAACCTGCGATCTTGAACGCCATCTCGGAGGAGTCGACCTCGTGGTAGGAACCGTCGACCAGGGTGACCTTGACGTCGACCACCGGGAAGCCTGCCATGACGCCGTTGTCGAGAGACTCCTTGATGCCCTTGTCGACCGCGGGGATGTACTCGCGGGGAACGACGCCGCCCTTGATGGCGTCGACGAACTCGTAGCCCTTGCCGGCCTCCTGCGGCTCGATCTCGAGCCAGACGTGACCGAACTGACCGCGGCCGCCGGACTGACGTACGAACTTACCTTCAGCCTTGACCTTCTTGGTGATGGTCTCGCGGTAAGCAACCTGCGGCTTGCCGACGTTGGCCTCAACCTTGAACTCGCGGAACAGACGGTCCACGATGATCTCGAGGTGCAGCTCGCCCATGCCGGAGATGATGGTCTGGCCGGTTTCCTCGTCGGTCTTGACGCGGAAGGACGGGTCCTCGGAAGCGAGCTTGCCGAGGGACAGGCCCAGCTTCTCCTGGTCAGCCTTGGTCTTCGGCTCGATGGCGATGGAGATAACCGGCTCGGGGAACTCGATGGACTCGAGGATAACCGCGTGGTTCTCGTCGCACAGGGTGTCGCCGGTGGTGGTGTATTTGAGGCCTACCGCGGCGGCGATGTCGCCGGCGTAGACTTCCTTGATCTCTTCACGCTTGTTGGCGTGCATCTTCAGGATGCGGCCGATCCTCTCGCGCTTGCCCTTGGTGGCGTTGTACACGTAGGAGCCGGACTGGATCACGCCGGAGTAGACACGGAAGAAGCAGAGCTGGCCCACGAACGGGTCGGTCATGATCTTGAAGCCCAGTGCCGAGAACGGCTCGTCGTCGGAAGCATGACGCTCGATGGGAGCCTCGGTGTTGGCGTCGACGCCCTGGATAGCGGGGATGTCGGTCGGGGCCGGCATGTAGTCGAGGACCGCGTCGAGCAGGTGCTGCACGCCCTTGTTCTTGAAGGCGGAGCCGCAGATGACCGGGCAGATTTTGATGTCGAGGGTTGCCTGGCGGATGGCCGCCTTCAGCTCGGCGTTGGAGATCTCCTCGCCACCCAGGTATTTCTCCATCAGCGCGTCGTCGTGCGAGGAGACTTCTTCGATCAGGTACTCGCGGTACTCGTTGGCCTGGTCGACCAAGTCGGCCGGGATGTCGACCACGTCGTACACGGCACCCATGGTCTCGTCGTTGAAGACGATCCCTTTCATCTCGATCAGGTCGACGAGGCCCTTGTAGTTCTCCTCGGAGCCGATCGGGATCTGCAGGGCTACCGGGTTCGCCTTGAGGCGGTCCTTGATCATGGCGATGCCGCGGAAGAAGTCTGCGCCGATACGGTCCATCTTGTTGATGAACGCGATACGCGGAACGCGGTACTTGTCGGCCTGGCGCCAGACGGTCTCGGACTGGGGCTCAACGCCGCCGACCGAGCAGAACACGGCGACAGCGCCGTCAAGAACACGCAGGGAACGCTCGACCTCGATGGTGAAATCGACGTGACCCGGGGTGTCGATGATGTTGATACGGTGGTCTTTCCAGTTGCAGGTGGTAGCTGCGGAGGTGATGGTGATACCACGCTCCTGCTCCTGCTCCATCCAGTCCATAGTAGCGGCGCCGTCATGGACCTCGCCGATCTTGTGGGAAACACCGGTGTAGTAGAGAATACGCTCCGTGGTGGTGGTCTTCCCTGCATCTATGTGAGCCATGATCCCGATATTACGGGTCATTTCCAACGAAACCTGACGTGCCACTTACTGTTCCTCCGAGTTGCTTTCTAAGCCTTAAAGGGTGCCGCCTGAAACTACCAGCGGTAATGGGCGAAGGCGCGGTTGGCCTCTGCCATCTTGTGGGTGTCCTCACGCTTCTTCACCGCGGAGCCGCGGTTGTTGTAGGCGTCAAGGATCTCGCCGGCGAGCTTGTCGGTGACAGTCTTCTCGCTGCGGGCGTTGGAGTACTTCACCAGCCAGCGCATGGCCAGGGACATGCGGCGCTCCGGACGGACTTCGACCGGAACCTGGTAGGTGGAGCCGCCGACCCTGCGGGATTTCACTTCCAGCATCGGCTTGATGTTGTCGAGGCACTTCTTGAGCACCTTGACCGGCTCGTCGCCGGCCTTGCCGGCCGCGATCTCGAGGGCACCGTAGAGAGCTTTCTCGGCGGTGGACTTCTTGCCGTCCAGCATGATTATATTGATCAGCTTGGCAACCACCCTGTCACCGTATTTCGGATCCGGGAGGATCACCCGCTTTGCTACTTCTCTTCTTCTTGGCATGTCTTAACCTCTCACTTAAAATCGGTTACTTGGGTCTTTCTGCACCGTACGGTTACTTGGGCCTCTTCGCACCGTACTTGGAACGGCTCTTCATACGACCCTTGACGCCGACGGAGTCGAGCGTACCGCGGACGATGTGGTAACGAACACCCGGAAGGTCCTTTACCCTGCCGCCCCTGATCAGGACGACGGAGTGTTCCTGGAGGTTGTGACCAACACCCGGAATGTAGGAGGTCACCTCGACGCCGTTGGTAAGCCTAACCCTGGCGACTTTACGAAGCGCGGAGTTCGGTTTCTTCGGGGTTGTGGTGTAAACCCTGGTGCAAACGCCCCTCTTCTGCGGGCAGCTCCTGAGTGCCGGAGCAGTGGATTTTTCACCCTTTGACTCCCGACCATGACGAATAAGCTGATTAATAGTTGGCATACATTCCTCTCACGCGTTTCTTCTCCGCACGCAGACGTACCCCGCGCGCGGAAGCGACGAAAATAGCAACAACGTACGTGCTTGTCAAGTTTTATTTGATAAAAGTGAGACGCCGGCCAGTGAAAGCGAGGAACCCGCTCTCACTGGCCGGATACTGGACTAGGCTTCTTCTTCGTAGATCTCTTCATCTTCCGGTTCAACTGGCTCCGGAATGATTACTGGCTCCTCAGCAACCATGCGCAGGTTGCGGTAAAGAGCCAATCCCGTACCCGCCGGGATCAGGCGGCCCATGATCACGTTTTCTTTCAGACCACGCAGACTGTCGACCTTACCTTCAATTGATGCCTGTGTCAAGACTTTTGTTGTTTCCTGGAAGGAAGCAGCAGAAATAAATGACTCAGTCGAGAGCGATGCCTTGGTTATGCCAAGGAGCAGGGACTCTGCAGTGGCAGGACGCCCGCCTTTGTCCATCGCTTTCTCGTTCTCTTCCTCAAAGACCCAACGCTCGATCTGATCGTCGATCAGCAGGTTGGTATCGCCCACATCCTTCACCCTGACGCGGCGCAGCATCTGACGCACGATGGTCTCGATGTGCTTGTCGTTGATCTTGACGCCCTGGAGACGGTAAACCTCCTGGACCTCGTCGACCAGGTACTTGGCCAGTTCTTTCTGACCCAGTACGCGCAGGATGTCGTGCGGGTTGGAGGAGCCGTCCATGAGCGCCTCGCCGGCGCGGACATGGTCCCCTTCGTGTACGCTGATGTGCTTCCCTTTGGGGATGAGGTATTCCTTCGGCTCGCCCACTTCCGGGGTGACGATGACTTTCCTTTTGCCCTTGGCATCCTTGCCGAAGGCGACCACACCGTCGATCTCGGTGATGACCGCGAAGTCTTTCGGCTTCCTGGCCTCGAAGAGCTCGGCGACGCGCGGCAGACCACCGGTGATGTCCTTGGTCTTGGTGGTTTCGCGCGGGATCTTGGCGATCACGTCACCCGCGGCGACCACGGTGTCTTCCATCACGTTGATGTTGGAGCCCACCGGCAGGTAGTAGCGCGCCATGCTCTCGCCGATCTTGGCGGTCTTGCCGGACTCGTCCTTGATGGTGATGCGCGGACGCTTGTCGGCGTCGCGGGTTTCGATGATGACCTTCCTGGAGAGGCCGGTGACTTCGTCGACCTGCTCCTCCATGGTGACGCCCTCGATGACATCCCCGAACTTGATGCGGCCGGAGATCTCGGTGAGGATCGGCATGGTGTACGGGTCCCACTCTGCCAGCGACTGCCCCTGGGTGACCTTCTCTTCCGGGCTCACCTTGATCTTGGCGCCATAGACGATGCCGTACTTCTCGCGCTCGCGCCCGGTCTCGTCCACGATGGCCAGCTCACCGTTACGGTTCATAACGATGTGGTGCCCCTCGGAGTTGGTTACGTAGTGCAGGTTGATGAACTTGGCGTAGCCCTCGTTCCTGGCATCCATGGAGGTCTGCTCGGCGCGACGGGATGCGGTACCACCGATGTGGAAGGTACGCATGGTCAGCTGGGTGCCCGGCTCGCCGATAGACTGGGCGGCGATGACACCGACCGCTTCGCCGCGGTTCACCAGGTGACCGCGCGCCAGGTCACGACCGTAGCACTTGGCGCAGATGCCGCGACGGCTCTCGCAGGTGAGCACCGAACGGATCTTGACCTTCTCGAGACCTGCCGCCTCGATCTTGGAGACCAGGGTCTCGTCGATCTCCTGATTGGCAGGTACCAGCACGTCGCCGGTGACCGGGTCGAGGATGTCGTCCAGGGCCACACGGCCGAGGATACGGTCGCCGATGTGCTCGATGACCTCGCCACCCTCGGTGAGGGAGGAGACAGTCAGGCCGTCGATGGTGCCGCAATCCTCCTCGGTGATGATGGCGTCCTGGGCGACGTCGACCAGACGGCGGGTGAGGTAACCGGAGTTCGCCGTCTTGAGCGCGGTATCGGCCAGACCTTTACGTGCACCGTGGGTGGAGATGAAGTACTGGAGCACGGTGAGGCCTTCGCGGAAGTTCGCGGTGATCGGGGTCTCGATGATCTCGCCGGACGGCTTGGCCATGAGTCCCCTCATCCCGGCCAGCTGGCGGATCTGCTGGGCACTACCCCTCGCACCGGAGTCGGCCATCATGTGGATCGCGTTGAAGGACGGCACCTTCACTTCCTTCCCTTCCGGGTCGGTGATGGTATCGCGGGAGAGGTTGTCCAGCATCTCTTTCGCGATGTCCTCTGTCGATTTCGCCCAGATGTCGATGACCTTGTTGTAACGCTCGCCGTCGGTGATGAGACCCTCGGTGTACTGGTTCTGGATCTCCTGCACCTCTTCGGTGGCGCGGTTGATGATGGCGGGCTTCCCTTCCGGGATGACCATGTCGTTGATGGAGATGGAGATACCCGCCTTCGCCGCGTAGCGGAAGCCGATGGACTTCAGCTTGTCGGCGAGGATGACGGTCTCCTTGTTGCCGGCCAGACGGTAGCAGGTGTCGACCAGGTTCGAGAGCTCCTTCTTGGTCATTACCTTGTTGACCGCCGAGAACGGCACCAGGTCGGGCAGGATCTCGCGCAGCAGCACGCGCCCGACCGTCGTTTCGATGATGGCCGGTTTCTCGTCGCTGACGAGGTTCTTCATCCTTACCTTGATGCGGGCCTGGAGGTGCACCTCTGCTGCGTCCCAGGCGATGGAGACCTCATCAGGGGAGGCGAATACCTTCCCGTCGCCCTGCGCGAAGTGCTTCTCGCGGGTCATGTAGTAGATGCCGAGGACCATGTCCTGGCTCGGCACGATGATCGGCTTGCCGTGCGCCGGCGACAGGATGTTGTTGGTCGACATCATGAGAACGCGCGCCTCCACCTGGCTCTCAATGGAGAGGGGGAGGTGGACTGCCATCTGGTCACCGTCGAAGTCGGCGTTGAAGGCGGTGCAGACCAGCGGGTGGAGCTGGATCGCCTTGCCCTCGATGAGCACCGGCTCGAAGGCCTGGATGCCGAGGCGGTGCAGGGTCGGTGCGCGGTTCAAGAGAACCGGGTGCTCCTTGATGACCTCCTCGAGCACGTCCCAGACTTCCGGCTTCTCCTTCTCCACCATCTTCTTCGCGCTCTTGATGGTGGTGACGAAACCGCGCTCCTCGAGCTTGTTGTAGATGAACGGCTTGAAGAGCTCGAGGGCCATTTTCTTCGGCAGACCGCACTGGTGCAGGCGAAGCTCAGGACCGACGACGATAACGGAACGGCCGGAGTAGTCGACACGCTTACCGAGAAGGTTCTGGCGGAAGCGGCCCGACTTGCCTTTGAGCATGTCGGAGAGCGACTTGAGCGGACGCTTGTTGGGGCCGGCGATAGCGCGGCCGCGGCGGCCGTTGTCGAACAGCGCGTCGACCGCCTCCTGCAGCATGCGCTTCTCGTTCCTGATGATGACCTCGGGGGCCTGCAGTTCCATCAGGCGCTTCAAGCGGTTGTTACGGTTGATGACGCGACGGTACAGGTCGTTGAGGTCGCTCGTAGCGAAGCGGCCGCCGTCCAGCGGTACCAGCGGGCGCAGTTCCGGCGGCAGCACCGGGATGCACTCGAGGATCATCCACTCCGGCTTGTTGCCCGAGTTTTTGAAGGCCTCGATGACCTTGAGGCGCTTGGCGGTCTTCTTGCGCTTGGCCTCGGAGGTTGCCTCCTGCATCTCGACACGGAGCTGCTCGGAGAGCTGGTCCAGGTCCATGGAGGTCAGGCAGGTGCGGATTGCGGCCGCGCCCATGCCGGCCTCGAAGCCGTAGTTGTACTCCTCGAGCGCCTTCTGGTACTGGTCCTCGGAGAGCACGGTGCCGAACGGCATGCC
It encodes the following:
- the rpsQ gene encoding 30S ribosomal protein S17, yielding MSERGNRKTQIGVVVSDKMDKTAVVKVDRLVKHPVYNKYIKRSAKYKAHDIDNSAKIGDRVLIVETRPLSKDKRWKIRQIIESKA
- the rpmC gene encoding 50S ribosomal protein L29, whose amino-acid sequence is MKANELKNATAAELETKSAELTKELFNVKFQLHTGRLENTAKVANLKKDIARVKTILREKRG
- the rplP gene encoding 50S ribosomal protein L16, with amino-acid sequence MLMPKKVKHRKQMKGRMTGTPERGVSLAFGDFGLQATECGWLDSRQIEAARIAMTRYIKRGGKIWIRIFPDKPLTAKPAETRMGKGKGSPDSWVCVIKPGRVLYEMEGVTEEVAREAFRLAAHKLPVATKYITRAEINEG
- the rpsC gene encoding 30S ribosomal protein S3, with translation MGQKVNPIGFRLGVIKTWDSKWYAEKDYAKLLHEDLKLRNFLKKRLYHSGVSKIEIERAAGKAKINIFTARPGLIIGKKGSEVETLKKELAKLTDKEVYLNIQEVRKPELDAQLVAENVAMQLERRIAFRRAMKKSVTSTLKFGAKGIRITCSGRLGGAEMSRTEWYREGRVPLHTLRADIDYGFAEAKTTYGIIGVKVLLFKGEVLSAKK
- the rplV gene encoding 50S ribosomal protein L22, which gives rise to MESSAKLSSVRLSPRKTRLVVDLVRGKGIQTALNTLRFSPQPSAKLISKLLSSAVANAEQKGCSDVDKLFVKTIFVDGGAVLKRFTPRAMGRASKIRKPTSHITVVLAEKK
- the rpsS gene encoding 30S ribosomal protein S19; translated protein: MARSIKKGPFVDAHLEAKAQAEQAGSKKVIKTWSRRSTITPDFIGLTFAVHNGKKFIPVFVTENMVGHKMGEFSPTRTFYGHAADKKSKLKKK
- the rplB gene encoding 50S ribosomal protein L2 encodes the protein MAIKTYKPTSPGRRAQTCSTFEEITACKPEKSLVENLKKSGGRNSNGRVTSRNVGGGHKQKYRIIDFRRDKTDIPAKVATIEYDPCRSARIALLNYADGEKRYILAPLSLKVGDTVISSEQADIKPGNTLPIRCIPLGTIIHNIELKIGKGAQLARSAGTFAQLMSKEGKYAQVKLPSSEVRMILMDCKATIGQVGNVDHENVSIGKAGRSRWLGVRPHVRGVAMNPVDHPHGGGEGRTSGGRHPVTPWGIPTKGYKTRTNKRSTAFIVKKRSK
- a CDS encoding 50S ribosomal protein L23, with amino-acid sequence MNIYDVIKKPLITEKTTVEKDDKNVIAFVVNGAANKIEIKAAVEQLFNAQVAAVNTVNVAGKTKRTVRGIGKRSNWKKAYVTLKEGSNVDFFEA
- the rplD gene encoding 50S ribosomal protein L4, which encodes MAKLDVFDIKKAKVGEIEVSDAVFNDDVREYLIHEAVKIQLANRRQGTVAVKNRAAVSGSGKKPFKQKGTGQARQGCSRAPQYPGGGVAFGPQPKTYNLSMNKKARKAALRSALSMLYKKEAITVLNSFELPSIKTKAFVEVLNAFNLDKTLVITDTANLVLELSARNVKNVKVLGPEGLNIFDIMKYQSVVFTEAAVRRVEGALQS
- the rplC gene encoding 50S ribosomal protein L3, coding for MNKGLIGKKLGMTQIFAEDGRRIAVTVVEAGPCVVLQKKTVEKDGYSAIQVGFGAKDASKANAAQVGHCKGAGAGVFTTYRELRMDDTSAYNVGDVIEAGVFAEGDLVDVTGTSIGKGFAGVIKRWGFKGGRSSHGSRFHRAPGSIGCSATPSRVFKNKKMPGQLGNEKVTVQRLKVVRVDAADNLILLGGAIPGSANGVVLIKDSVKATR
- the rpsJ gene encoding 30S ribosomal protein S10, whose amino-acid sequence is MPSQKIRIRLKAYDHKLLDTSVGEIVDTAKRTGARVAGPIPLPTVINKYCVLRGPHVDKKSREQFEIRTHKRLIDILEPTQQTVDALMKLDLSAGVDVEIKL
- the tuf gene encoding elongation factor Tu — translated: MAKAKFERTKPHVNIGTIGHVDHGKTTLTAAITKVLAGKGQAEFKAFDQIDNAPEERERGITIATAHVEYETDKRHYAHVDCPGHADYVKNMITGAAQMDGAILVVSAADGPMPQTREHILLARQVGVPYIVVFLNKADMVDDEELLELVELEVRELLSSYDFPGDDIPIIKGSALKGLEGDAGELGEQAIMKLMEAVDTYIPEPQRAIDRPFLMPVEDVFSISGRGTVATGRVERGIIKVGEEVEVVGIKATTKTTVTGVEMFRKLLDEGRAGDNIGALLRGVKREEIERGQVLAKPGSITPHTKFKAEAYILSKEEGGRHTPFFNGYRPQFYFRTTDVTGVVDLEAGVEMVMPGDNVSVTVNLITPIAMDEGLRFAIREGGRTVGAGVVASIIE